The proteins below are encoded in one region of Spirochaetota bacterium:
- a CDS encoding crotonase/enoyl-CoA hydratase family protein produces MEYKYYSVEKKPPIAWVYLNRPEKKNAMNPPAWWEAPSVFKELDADDEIRVIIIAGKGPAFTVGIDLIEMAGEIKELADPNQKGGIKRKLLQTIYRMQDTMTCIEKCRKPVIAAVHGYCVGAGLDMIAACDIRLASADAQFSLREAAVGFVADVGVLQRLPHIVGQGITRELAYTAKYITAQRAKEILLVNEVFADQNALYQGAEKMAMEIAENSPLAVQASKDVLNYGIGKTIDDALKYVASMSANIIPSDDLFEAFTAFAEKRKPKFTGK; encoded by the coding sequence ATGGAATATAAATATTATTCAGTTGAAAAAAAGCCGCCAATTGCTTGGGTGTATTTAAACAGGCCTGAAAAGAAGAATGCAATGAATCCGCCTGCATGGTGGGAAGCTCCTTCGGTATTCAAAGAACTAGATGCTGATGATGAAATTAGAGTAATTATTATTGCTGGTAAAGGGCCTGCATTTACTGTTGGTATTGATTTAATTGAAATGGCAGGGGAAATAAAAGAATTAGCTGATCCCAATCAAAAAGGTGGTATTAAGCGAAAGTTATTACAAACTATCTACAGGATGCAGGATACCATGACCTGCATTGAAAAATGCCGAAAACCGGTGATTGCTGCTGTTCACGGGTACTGTGTTGGTGCCGGTCTTGATATGATTGCCGCTTGCGATATACGTCTTGCCAGTGCTGATGCACAGTTTAGCCTGCGGGAGGCAGCAGTAGGGTTTGTTGCTGATGTTGGTGTATTACAACGCTTGCCACATATCGTGGGGCAGGGTATAACCCGTGAGCTTGCTTACACTGCAAAATACATTACAGCACAGCGCGCAAAGGAAATACTTCTTGTCAATGAAGTGTTTGCTGATCAAAATGCACTGTATCAGGGTGCAGAGAAAATGGCAATGGAGATAGCGGAAAACTCACCGCTGGCTGTACAGGCTTCCAAAGATGTATTGAACTATGGTATAGGCAAGACAATTGATGATGCATTGAAGTATGTTGCGTCAATGAGTGCCAATATTATTCCATCAGATGATTTGTTTGAAGCATTCACTGCGTTTGCTGAGAA